The proteins below are encoded in one region of Brachyspira intermedia PWS/A:
- the fliP gene encoding flagellar type III secretion system pore protein FliP (The bacterial flagellar biogenesis protein FliP forms a type III secretion system (T3SS)-type pore required for flagellar assembly.) — protein MRKFLMVFLVLCLLVPVVAYAQENTQIPIPTIGLNVTQAQTPQQVSLGLQILFLLTILSLSPSIIIMTTSFIRVSIVLSFVQRALSLQETPPRALIMGLSLFLTFFIMMPTLTQVNNEALQPYLNGTIGVNELYSRGIQPIRMFMFNSLRGENGMKSLDLFLSISNTDIRLREIQTVEDLNRIPTIVVVPAFIINELTIAFKMGIYLFIPFIVIDLVVASILMAMGMIMLPPIMISLPLKIILFVAVDGWKLLILQIVQSFQ, from the coding sequence ATGCGAAAGTTTCTAATGGTGTTTTTGGTATTATGTTTACTTGTACCGGTAGTAGCTTACGCTCAAGAGAATACTCAAATACCAATACCTACGATAGGATTAAATGTTACTCAGGCTCAAACACCTCAGCAGGTTAGTTTGGGACTTCAGATATTATTTCTTTTAACAATATTGTCATTATCTCCATCTATAATAATAATGACAACAAGTTTTATAAGAGTTTCAATAGTATTAAGTTTTGTTCAAAGGGCATTGTCTTTACAGGAAACTCCCCCAAGAGCATTGATAATGGGGCTTTCTTTGTTTTTAACGTTTTTTATAATGATGCCCACATTAACGCAGGTAAATAATGAGGCACTTCAACCATATTTAAATGGCACTATAGGTGTCAATGAATTATACAGTAGAGGCATACAGCCTATAAGAATGTTTATGTTTAACTCTTTACGTGGTGAAAATGGTATGAAGAGTTTGGATTTATTTTTGAGTATAAGTAATACAGATATAAGACTTAGAGAGATTCAGACAGTTGAGGATTTAAACAGAATTCCTACAATTGTTGTTGTTCCCGCATTCATTATTAATGAACTTACAATAGCATTCAAGATGGGAATATATTTGTTTATTCCATTTATAGTTATAGATTTGGTAGTTGCTTCCATACTTATGGCAATGGGTATGATAATGCTTCCGCCTATTATGATATCTTTACCGCTTAAAATAATTTTGTTTGTTGCGGTAGACGGATGGAAACTTTTAATACTTCAGATAGTACAGAGTTTCCAATAA
- the fliQ gene encoding flagellar biosynthesis protein FliQ: MSDTSIIVLVQETLWVFMLLSAPVLGVSIIVGLIISILQATTSIQEQTLTFVPKMIAMLAVIYMLASWMLNYTSAFTVRLFSILPSIAR, translated from the coding sequence ATGAGTGATACTTCAATTATTGTTTTAGTACAAGAAACTTTATGGGTATTCATGTTGTTATCAGCTCCGGTTTTGGGAGTATCAATTATTGTTGGATTGATAATCTCAATACTTCAAGCTACTACAAGTATTCAGGAGCAGACTTTAACATTTGTTCCTAAAATGATAGCTATGTTGGCAGTGATATATATGTTAGCTTCTTGGATGTTGAATTATACTAGTGCGTTTACTGTTAGATTGTTCAGCATACTTCCAAGTATAGCTAGATAA
- the fliR gene encoding flagellar biosynthetic protein FliR codes for MDNFVNFFQIYLLIMVRFVAILMVAPLFSSNVIPNTIKMALAFIATAAIFPLVANINVQAAPTFVEYFLTLVNEALIGILIGFLMSIIFTAYQVMANFFEIQMGFGISETVDPISQVTVPVLGQLQSLVVILLFIAIDGPSWVIRTLFYSFKAMPVLSDASKAVFTSSFNGVIDRMIYYMSSLFSVALSLALPIMLTLFLLSLSLGLLAKAAPQMNILMLGFPMQIAVGVAAYYILIPVLVSNFMKVLETTIADVNNIITFLSGGTV; via the coding sequence ATGGATAATTTCGTGAATTTCTTTCAAATTTACCTGCTCATTATGGTAAGATTTGTAGCTATACTTATGGTAGCTCCATTATTTTCTTCTAATGTTATTCCTAATACTATAAAAATGGCATTAGCTTTTATTGCTACAGCAGCCATATTTCCATTAGTTGCTAATATCAATGTTCAGGCAGCTCCTACTTTTGTTGAATACTTTTTAACATTGGTAAATGAAGCATTAATAGGAATATTGATAGGATTCTTAATGTCAATCATATTTACTGCTTATCAGGTTATGGCGAATTTCTTTGAAATACAAATGGGATTCGGTATATCAGAAACAGTTGACCCTATATCTCAAGTTACAGTGCCAGTATTAGGACAATTACAGTCTTTAGTAGTTATATTATTATTTATAGCTATAGACGGACCTAGCTGGGTTATAAGAACTTTATTTTACAGCTTTAAGGCTATGCCTGTATTAAGTGATGCTTCAAAGGCGGTATTCACTTCATCGTTTAACGGCGTTATAGACAGAATGATATATTATATGAGTTCTTTGTTTTCTGTAGCTCTTTCATTAGCTTTGCCTATAATGCTTACTCTGTTTTTATTATCATTAAGTTTAGGATTATTAGCTAAAGCAGCACCTCAGATGAATATTTTAATGCTTGGTTTTCCTATGCAGATAGCTGTTGGTGTGGCTGCTTATTATATTTTGATACCAGTTCTTGTTTCTAATTTTATGAAAGTATTAGAAACTACTATAGCAGATGTTAATAATATAATAACTTTCTTATCCGGAGGAACAGTATGA